In Dermatophilus congolensis, a genomic segment contains:
- a CDS encoding phosphatidate cytidylyltransferase produces MNAPVVEPSSPPEKKSKGGRNLPVAVGVGVALGVLALASLFVAPWGWLLLLTPAIVFAVLELRNGFVAGGHEVPLVPVVVGASVMPLAAYLGGPAALLVIFGVEAGAVIVWRTLIGHLRTGIRDIGSGVFVLGYVPFLASFTALMLTAPEGHWRVIAFVLVTVCSDIGGFIAGVRFGKTSMSPSVSPHKSWEGFAGSVVMCALAGAVMFAFPLGAAWWQGVLFGGLLAMCATLGDLTESMLKRDLGIKDFGKVLPGHGGLMDRMDSLLVCAPVAWIVMAALLPA; encoded by the coding sequence GTGAATGCACCTGTTGTGGAACCCTCATCGCCACCTGAGAAAAAGTCGAAAGGGGGCCGGAATCTTCCGGTCGCTGTCGGCGTGGGGGTGGCGTTGGGGGTTCTTGCTCTTGCTTCCTTGTTTGTGGCGCCTTGGGGATGGCTGCTGCTCTTAACTCCAGCGATCGTGTTTGCGGTGCTGGAGTTAAGAAACGGCTTTGTGGCTGGTGGTCATGAGGTGCCATTAGTTCCAGTGGTGGTGGGGGCATCCGTGATGCCGTTGGCTGCGTACCTAGGAGGTCCGGCGGCGCTGTTGGTGATTTTTGGTGTGGAAGCTGGCGCGGTAATCGTCTGGCGAACGCTGATCGGTCACCTGCGTACAGGGATACGCGATATCGGTAGCGGTGTTTTTGTGCTGGGTTATGTGCCGTTTCTTGCCTCATTTACGGCATTAATGTTGACAGCCCCTGAAGGGCATTGGCGTGTAATCGCATTTGTCCTTGTTACTGTTTGCAGCGATATTGGTGGTTTTATAGCCGGTGTGCGCTTTGGGAAAACTTCGATGTCACCATCGGTGAGCCCTCATAAATCTTGGGAAGGTTTTGCCGGTTCGGTAGTAATGTGTGCTCTTGCCGGGGCAGTGATGTTTGCATTTCCATTGGGGGCAGCCTGGTGGCAGGGCGTGCTCTTCGGGGGTTTGCTAGCTATGTGCGCCACACTGGGTGATTTGACCGAGTCGATGCTCAAGCGCGATCTAGGCATTAAAGATTTCGGAAAAGTTTTACCGGGGCACGGTGGACTAATGGATCGCATGGATTCTTTGTTGGTGTGCGCCCCGGTGGCATGGATAGTTATGGCAGCTTTGCTGCCAGCGTGA
- the frr gene encoding ribosome recycling factor — protein MLDDTMLEAEEKMEKALEVAREEFSNIRTGRLSAGLFNKIMVDYYGAPTPLQQLASVQIPDARTVLVTPYDRSSLGAVEKALRDSDLGLNPSNDGVVIRGIMPALTQERRKEYIKLANRKGEDAKVSVRSVRRHAKDAIDKAVKDGEVGEDEGTRYEKDLEALTKKFVEKVDALLKGKEAELLEV, from the coding sequence ATGTTGGATGACACGATGCTCGAAGCCGAGGAAAAGATGGAGAAGGCTTTGGAGGTCGCCCGGGAGGAGTTCTCCAACATTCGTACTGGTCGTCTTTCCGCAGGTCTGTTCAACAAGATCATGGTCGACTACTACGGTGCTCCGACACCTTTGCAGCAGCTCGCCTCTGTGCAGATTCCAGATGCGCGCACCGTGCTTGTGACTCCCTATGACCGTAGTTCGCTAGGAGCTGTGGAGAAGGCTCTGCGTGACTCGGATCTAGGGCTTAACCCGAGCAATGATGGCGTCGTTATCCGAGGGATTATGCCTGCGCTGACTCAAGAGCGCCGCAAGGAATACATCAAGCTCGCGAACCGTAAAGGTGAAGACGCGAAGGTTTCTGTGCGTTCTGTACGTCGTCACGCTAAAGACGCCATCGACAAAGCTGTTAAAGATGGCGAGGTCGGTGAAGATGAAGGTACCCGATATGAAAAAGATCTTGAAGCGTTGACGAAAAAGTTCGTTGAGAAGGTTGACGCCCTCCTGAAGGGTAAAGAGGCAGAGCTACTCGAGGTCTGA
- the pyrH gene encoding UMP kinase, translated as MSARAYKRVLLKLSGEAFGGGAVGVDPDVVRGIAAQIAVAVREGVEVAVVVGGGNFFRGAELQQKGMDRTRADYMGMLGTVMNCLALQDYLEKEGIPTRVQTAITMGQVAEPYIPRKAIRHMEKGRVVIFGAGAGMPFFSTDTVSAQRALECHADAVLMSKNGVDGVYTGDPRTDATAVKLDRVSYSEAISQGLKVVDAAAFALCRENKMPMVVFGMQEEQAITRALRGDEIGTEVYSA; from the coding sequence GTGAGTGCTCGTGCATACAAACGTGTTCTGCTGAAGCTGTCTGGGGAAGCTTTTGGTGGTGGGGCTGTAGGCGTAGATCCAGATGTTGTTCGCGGAATTGCTGCGCAGATCGCTGTAGCTGTTCGAGAAGGTGTTGAAGTAGCGGTCGTCGTGGGCGGAGGTAACTTCTTCCGTGGCGCAGAACTGCAGCAGAAGGGTATGGATCGTACCCGTGCTGACTACATGGGCATGCTTGGCACCGTGATGAACTGCCTAGCTTTGCAGGATTACCTAGAGAAAGAAGGAATCCCCACTCGCGTGCAGACTGCCATCACGATGGGACAGGTCGCGGAACCCTACATACCCCGCAAAGCTATTCGACACATGGAGAAGGGGCGTGTCGTTATTTTCGGTGCGGGCGCAGGAATGCCTTTCTTCTCCACGGATACGGTCTCCGCTCAGCGTGCGCTTGAGTGCCATGCCGACGCAGTTCTCATGAGCAAAAACGGTGTAGACGGTGTCTACACCGGTGACCCAAGAACAGACGCAACGGCAGTTAAGCTGGATCGCGTCAGCTACAGCGAAGCGATCAGCCAGGGTCTCAAAGTTGTTGATGCGGCCGCTTTTGCCTTGTGCCGTGAGAACAAAATGCCGATGGTTGTCTTCGGTATGCAGGAGGAGCAAGCCATTACCCGGGCGCTGCGTGGTGATGAGATCGGTACCGAGGTCTACAGCGCTTGA